From the Corythoichthys intestinalis isolate RoL2023-P3 chromosome 13, ASM3026506v1, whole genome shotgun sequence genome, one window contains:
- the LOC130928933 gene encoding oocyte zinc finger protein XlCOF6-like: MFARTTTTSEKFQEELCGVKEEPPRHQDSTVCKTMHAKVVFHKLEDLYVSQAHRLEHQESSCVKGEEDESPYIKEEEESVHIEGFRKYIGAETESLGVKEDVELPQIKEGEEPEPCQQEEREEHLPIKKEEEELPHGKEEVEEEHITRLTGEPLKSEDGPSEASRGAEPPSEGSSSSSTEGLQADIDIAPSDRDGAKSHLPYNDDGHKTSHDDDKLCKCSQCGKTFATKQSCRRHMKIHTGEKPYVCSVCGQRLAQKQDLQSHERTHTGEKPFSCSVCGKEFSSKRELKIHTRTHTGEKPFSCSVCHQRFSHKNTLKQHTRTHTGEKPFSCWICDQRFARKQCLKQHTKTHTGEKPFSCSVCGQRFTENNNMKIHARIHTGEKPFSCLVCGKSFVRNGDLTKHTRIHTGEKPFSCSVCGKCFIRSGDLKKHTRTHTGEKPFSCSVCDQRFSQQQCLKRHTTTHTGEKPFSCFICGQGFAHKTNLQTHERIHTGERPFSCSVCGKCFIQSGDLTIHTKTHTGEKPFSCSVCDQRFAQKKSLKQHTRTHTGEKPFSCSICGQGFAHKTTLKTHERIHTGEKPFSCSVCEQRFARKQSLKQHTRTHTGEKPFSCSVCGQAFAHKKTLQTHERIHTGEKPFSCSVCGKCFIQSGDLIIHTKTHTGEKPFSCSVCDQRFAQKQTLKKHTRTHTGEKPFPCSICGQGFAHKTTLQTHERIHTGEKPFSCSVCGQRFARKDRIKRHVCVGVGSSR; the protein is encoded by the exons atGTTCGCGAGAACTACAACGACTTCAGAAAAGTTCCAAGAGGAACTTTGTGGAGTGAAAGAGGAGCCCCCACGTCACCAAGATTCGACTGTGTGCAAAACAATGCACGCCAAGGTTGTTTttcacaaactcgaag ATCTCTATGTCAGCCAAGCCCATCGTCTTGAGCACCAGGAGTCTTCTTGCGTCAAGGGGGAGGAGGACGAGTCGCCATACAtcaaggaggaggaagagtccGTTCACATTGAAG gtttcagaaaatataTTGGTGCTGAGACAGAATCGCTTGGCGTTAAAGAGGATGTGGAGCTCCCCCAAATTAAAGAGGGGGAGGAGCCTGAGCCCTGTCAACAGGAGGAGAGAGAAGAGCAccttccaatcaaaaaggaggaggaggagctgccacatggtaaagAGGAGGTAGAGGAGGAGCATATCACCAGGTTGACTGGTGAACCCTTGAAGAGTGAAGATGGTCCGAGTGAGGCCAGCAGAGGGGCGGAGCCTCCAAGCGAGGGGAGTAGCAGCAGTTCAACAGAAGGATTGCAAGCAGACATTGACATTGCTCCATCAGACAGAGATGGCGCCAAGTCACACTTACCTTATAATGATGATGGTCATAAGACATCTCACGATGACGACAAACtctgcaaatgctctcagtgtgggaaaacctttgctaCTAAGCAAAGTTGTCGTAGGCATATGAAgatccacactggtgaaaaaccttatgtctgctcagtttgtggtcaaagattggcTCAAAAGCAAGACTTACAAAgtcacgaaagaacccacactggtgaaaaacctttttcctgctcagtttgtggaaaagAATTCTCTTCGAAGAGAGAACTAAAAattcacacaagaacccacactggagaaaaacctttttcctgctcagtttgtcatCAAAGATTCAGCCACAagaacaccttaaaacaacacacaagaacccacactggcgaaaaacctttttcgtgCTGgatttgtgatcaaagatttgcTCGGAAGCAATgcttaaaacaacacacaaaaacccacactggcgaaaaacctttttcctgctcagtttgtggtcaaagattcacagAAAACAATAACATGAAAATACACGCAAGAATCCACACtggggaaaaacctttttcctgcttagtTTGTGGAAAGAGTTTTGTTCGTAACGGAGACTTAACAAAACACACACGaatccacactggagaaaaacctttttcctgctcagtttgtggaaaatGTTTTATTCGGTCAGGagacttaaaaaaacacacaagaacccacactggtgaaaaacctttttcctgctcagtttgtgatcaaagattttCTCAACAGCAATGCTTAAAACGACACACaacaacccacactggcgaaaaacctttttcctgcttcatttgtggtcaaggattcgcaCATAAAACAAACTTACAAACTCATGAAAGAATCCACACTGGTGAaagacctttttcctgctctgtTTGTGGAAAATGTTTTATTCAGTCGGGAGACTTAACAATACACAcaaaaacccacactggtgaaaaacctttttcctgctcagtttgtgatcaaagatttgcTCAGAAGAAAAgcttaaaacaacacacaagaacccacactggcgaaaaacctttttcctgctccatttgtggtcaaggattcgcaCATAAAACAACCTTAAAAACTCACGAAAGaatccacactggtgaaaaacctttttcctgctcagtttgtgaacAAAGATTTGCTCGGAAGCAATccttaaaacaacacacaagaacccacactggtgaaaaacccttTTCCTGCTCCGTTTGTGGTCAAGCATTCGCACATAaaaaaaccttacaaactcacgaaagaatccacactggtgaaaaacctttttcctgctctgtTTGTGGAAAATGTTTTATTCAGTCGGGAGACTTAATAATACACAcaaaaacccacactggtgaaaaacctttttcctgctcagtttgtgatcaaagatttgctcagaagcaaaccttaaaaaaacacacaagaacccacactggcgaaaaaccttttccctgctccatttgtggtcaaggattcgcaCATaaaacaaccttacaaactcacgaaagaatccacactggtgaaaaacctttttcctgctctgtttgtggtcaaagattcgcgcGGAAAGATCGGATAAAGAGACACGTGTGTGTTGGTGTGGGAAGCAGTCGCTAA